Proteins co-encoded in one Acidithiobacillus caldus ATCC 51756 genomic window:
- the rpmG gene encoding 50S ribosomal protein L33 yields MRDKIKLVSTAGTGHFYTTNKNKKTTPDKLEFMKYDPKARKHVAYREDKIK; encoded by the coding sequence ATGCGTGACAAGATCAAACTGGTGTCCACCGCGGGAACGGGACATTTCTACACCACCAACAAGAACAAGAAGACCACTCCGGACAAGCTGGAGTTCATGAAGTACGATCCCAAGGCGCGCAAGCACGTCGCCTATCGGGAAGACAAGATCAAGTAA
- a CDS encoding nucleotide exchange factor GrpE, translated as MTEAEQQDQQGTEKAAAEGVGKDADAAQPEPNWQEQAEQYRNDYLRALADMENLRKRLERQMEDARNYAVERFARELLPVVDSLELALSTPVAGGEGVAQLRQGLENTLSLFFQALAKAGVAPVEAEAARFDPHRHQAIAMVEAEGEPNRVLAVHQKGYVIHDRLLRPAMVTVAKAASGEAGRDPGSDSQGQ; from the coding sequence ATGACAGAAGCGGAACAGCAGGATCAGCAGGGCACGGAAAAGGCGGCGGCAGAGGGGGTCGGCAAGGACGCGGATGCCGCGCAGCCGGAGCCCAACTGGCAAGAGCAGGCAGAGCAGTATCGCAACGATTATCTGCGCGCGCTGGCGGATATGGAGAATCTGCGCAAACGGCTGGAGCGGCAGATGGAGGACGCGCGCAATTATGCCGTCGAGCGTTTTGCCCGAGAGCTTCTGCCGGTGGTGGACAGCCTCGAGTTGGCCTTGTCGACGCCGGTGGCGGGCGGTGAGGGCGTGGCCCAGTTGCGCCAGGGGCTGGAGAACACCCTGAGTCTATTCTTTCAGGCTCTGGCCAAGGCGGGCGTGGCGCCGGTGGAGGCCGAGGCGGCGCGTTTCGATCCCCATCGTCACCAGGCCATTGCCATGGTGGAGGCGGAAGGGGAGCCGAACCGGGTGTTGGCCGTGCATCAGAAGGGCTATGTCATCCACGACCGCCTCTTGCGTCCAGCCATGGTTACCGTGGCCAAGGCCGCCAGCGGGGAAGCGGGCCGGGATCCGGGCTCCGACAGTCAGGGTCAGTAA
- the rpmB gene encoding 50S ribosomal protein L28 — MSRVCKITGKKPMAGNNVSHANNKTRRRFLPNLQYHRFWVESEQRWVRMRVSTKGMRTIDKKGIDVVLAELRAAGEKI, encoded by the coding sequence ATGTCCAGAGTATGCAAGATCACGGGCAAGAAGCCCATGGCCGGAAACAACGTTTCCCACGCCAACAACAAGACGCGTCGACGTTTCCTGCCTAACCTCCAGTACCATCGCTTCTGGGTAGAGAGCGAGCAGCGCTGGGTGCGGATGCGGGTGAGCACCAAAGGCATGCGCACCATCGACAAGAAGGGTATCGACGTGGTGTTGGCGGAGCTGCGTGCCGCGGGCGAAAAGATTTAA
- the hrcA gene encoding heat-inducible transcriptional repressor HrcA: protein MALDARAQHLLKQLIEQHIASGVPVGSRQLARDSGLQISAATVRNVLADLEDEGLLMAPHTSAGRVPTRAGYRFFVDSLLQTLPVAPEARRLVLRHIGEHIPDTDEVLHAATEVLSQLTRMAGFVRVPRRATRILRHVDFLALREREVLAIFVTDRGDVENRLIRVEQALDQGQLAQAANYFNATYGGRPLQDILWQLQRDLQDNRDELDRILRNAMELGEEMLDADAERILIEGELQLLDLPDFADNERLRELLQAVRRKRDLVHLLDQSVRGSDVRLFIGEESGYAPLADCSVVAAPYSVDGEVVGVIGVIGPMRMPYHEIIPLVDGTARALGKALSSELPGHP from the coding sequence ATGGCTTTGGATGCTCGCGCCCAGCATCTCCTCAAACAGCTCATCGAACAACACATCGCCAGCGGCGTGCCCGTGGGCAGCCGTCAGCTTGCCCGGGATTCCGGTTTGCAGATCAGTGCCGCGACGGTGCGCAACGTACTGGCGGACCTGGAGGACGAAGGTCTGCTCATGGCCCCCCACACCTCCGCCGGGCGCGTGCCTACCCGGGCCGGTTATCGTTTTTTCGTGGATTCGCTCCTGCAGACCCTGCCGGTTGCCCCGGAGGCGCGGCGTCTCGTGTTGCGGCACATCGGCGAGCACATACCCGATACCGACGAGGTCCTGCACGCGGCCACCGAGGTGCTGTCGCAGCTTACCCGCATGGCCGGCTTCGTCCGTGTGCCGCGGCGTGCGACGCGGATTCTTCGACACGTGGATTTCCTCGCGCTGCGGGAGCGCGAGGTGCTCGCCATCTTCGTCACCGACCGGGGCGATGTGGAGAACCGGCTCATCCGCGTCGAGCAAGCCCTGGATCAGGGTCAGCTGGCCCAGGCTGCCAACTATTTCAATGCCACGTACGGCGGTAGACCCCTCCAGGACATTCTGTGGCAGTTGCAGCGTGACCTGCAGGACAATCGCGACGAACTGGACCGCATCCTGCGCAACGCCATGGAGCTGGGTGAGGAGATGCTCGATGCCGACGCCGAGCGCATCCTCATCGAAGGGGAGCTGCAACTGCTGGATCTGCCGGACTTTGCCGATAACGAGCGCCTGCGCGAACTCCTGCAGGCGGTGCGGCGTAAACGCGATTTGGTACACCTCCTGGACCAGAGTGTGCGCGGGAGCGATGTCCGTCTGTTCATCGGCGAGGAGTCGGGTTATGCCCCTCTGGCCGACTGCAGCGTGGTGGCGGCGCCCTACAGCGTCGATGGCGAGGTGGTGGGCGTCATCGGCGTCATCGGTCCCATGCGCATGCCCTATCACGAGATCATTCCCCTGGTGGACGGCACGGCGCGGGCCTTGGGCAAGGCCCTGTCCTCGGAGTTGCCCGGTCACCCTTGA
- a CDS encoding cryptochrome/photolyase family protein gives MSKPVRRLVLLLGDHLDLHSPHLATVDPERDLCLLVEARAEAQRVWSHKARIALFLSAMRHGAEALRQRGLRVEYWALAEHPYDDLVTAVAAALRRFAPQRLALHEPGTWALAEGLRDLANAAGTEFELWPASQFLFTREEFQSWAGAQRQHRMEFWYRHARRRTGILMEGDQPLGGRWNYDSENRHSFGKAGPGWLPEPLAFAPDAITREVLTVVEREFPDHPGSLAHFDWPVTMIEAEAALEDFIAQRLPSFGSFQDASWPGAVWLYHSRLSAAMNLGLLHPQRVIEAALGAHARAEASLAATEGFVRQILGWREFVRGIYWRYMPDYLEENALGAEQPLPQFYWSAQTDMACLRDVLQRTLDYGYAHHIERLMITGLFALLLGVAPKAIHAWYLAIYVDAVEWVELPNVLGMSQYADGGRVASKPYVASGHYIARMTGHCARCPYRPQERVGAKACPFTTLYWDFLIRHADPFARHPRTALQWKHLESLDAATRAEIQQAANKLRETWAKGV, from the coding sequence ATGTCGAAGCCGGTGCGCCGTCTGGTGCTGCTCTTGGGGGATCATCTGGACCTGCACAGCCCGCATCTCGCCACGGTAGATCCCGAGCGAGATCTGTGCCTGCTGGTGGAAGCGCGCGCCGAAGCGCAGCGCGTGTGGTCGCACAAGGCGCGAATTGCCCTCTTTCTCAGCGCCATGCGCCATGGTGCCGAGGCCCTGCGCCAGCGCGGTCTGCGGGTGGAATACTGGGCGCTGGCGGAACATCCTTACGACGACCTGGTGACGGCGGTAGCGGCTGCCCTACGACGGTTTGCCCCACAGCGATTGGCCCTGCACGAGCCGGGGACCTGGGCATTGGCCGAGGGGCTGCGGGACCTGGCCAACGCCGCTGGAACGGAGTTCGAGCTCTGGCCGGCAAGCCAGTTTCTCTTTACCCGGGAGGAGTTCCAGAGCTGGGCCGGAGCGCAGCGTCAGCATCGCATGGAATTCTGGTACCGCCACGCGCGTCGACGCACCGGGATACTCATGGAGGGCGATCAGCCCCTCGGCGGCCGTTGGAATTACGACAGCGAGAACCGCCACAGTTTTGGCAAGGCTGGACCGGGCTGGTTACCGGAACCACTGGCCTTTGCCCCAGACGCCATTACCCGGGAGGTATTGACCGTGGTGGAGCGAGAGTTCCCGGATCATCCCGGCAGCCTCGCGCACTTCGACTGGCCAGTGACCATGATCGAGGCCGAGGCCGCACTGGAGGATTTCATCGCCCAGCGGCTGCCGAGCTTCGGCAGTTTTCAGGATGCATCCTGGCCCGGCGCAGTGTGGCTCTATCACTCGCGCCTGTCCGCCGCCATGAATCTTGGGCTGCTGCATCCGCAACGGGTCATCGAGGCGGCCTTGGGTGCCCACGCCAGGGCCGAGGCAAGCCTTGCGGCCACCGAGGGTTTCGTGCGCCAGATCCTCGGCTGGCGGGAATTCGTGCGTGGTATCTACTGGCGCTACATGCCCGACTATCTAGAGGAGAATGCCCTGGGCGCGGAGCAGCCCCTGCCGCAGTTCTATTGGTCGGCGCAGACAGACATGGCCTGTCTGCGGGATGTGCTGCAACGGACCCTGGATTACGGCTATGCCCACCACATCGAGCGCCTCATGATCACGGGCCTCTTTGCCTTGCTCCTGGGGGTAGCACCCAAGGCGATTCACGCCTGGTACCTGGCCATCTATGTAGACGCCGTGGAGTGGGTGGAATTGCCCAATGTTCTGGGTATGTCGCAATACGCCGATGGCGGGCGGGTCGCCTCCAAACCCTATGTGGCCAGTGGCCATTATATCGCGCGCATGACCGGCCATTGTGCCCGCTGTCCCTATCGACCGCAGGAGCGTGTCGGCGCCAAGGCCTGTCCTTTCACCACCTTGTACTGGGATTTCCTGATACGCCATGCCGACCCCTTTGCCCGCCACCCGCGCACGGCCCTGCAGTGGAAGCACCTGGAATCTCTGGATGCGGCAACGCGCGCCGAGATCCAGCAAGCGGCCAATAAGCTGAGGGAAACCTGGGCGAAGGGCGTCTGA